Proteins found in one Nitratiruptor sp. SB155-2 genomic segment:
- the purN gene encoding phosphoribosylglycinamide formyltransferase, producing MKRIVILFSGTGSNLENIIQKLHKKTLLVVKAITNNPHAKGIGRAKKYGIDVEVIDHKLFGTREVFDQKLVEVIEEVDPDLVVLAGFMRILTPVFTNRIKNAINIHPSLLPLFKGAKAIEQSYHSDMKVAGVTVHWVSEELDSGDIIDQACFHRENESFEEFEEKIHALEHELYPKVIEKVLKEKSHQKV from the coding sequence ATGAAAAGAATCGTTATTCTCTTTAGTGGTACAGGAAGCAATCTTGAAAATATTATCCAGAAGCTGCATAAAAAAACTCTTTTAGTGGTAAAAGCGATTACCAACAATCCTCATGCTAAAGGAATTGGAAGGGCCAAAAAGTATGGCATCGATGTAGAAGTGATCGATCACAAACTCTTTGGGACACGAGAAGTATTTGATCAAAAACTGGTAGAAGTTATTGAAGAAGTCGATCCGGATCTTGTCGTATTGGCCGGATTTATGAGAATATTGACCCCTGTTTTTACAAACCGTATCAAAAATGCCATCAACATCCATCCCTCTTTGCTTCCCCTTTTTAAAGGAGCAAAAGCGATTGAACAAAGTTATCATTCAGATATGAAGGTAGCCGGTGTAACGGTACACTGGGTCAGCGAAGAGCTTGATAGTGGGGATATTATCGACCAGGCATGTTTTCATAGAGAGAATGAGAGCTTTGAGGAGTTTGAAGAAAAAATCCACGCTCTGGAGCATGAACTCTATCCAAAGGTTATAGAAAAAGTTTTAAAAGAAAAATCCCACCAAAAAGTGTAA
- the clpP gene encoding ATP-dependent Clp endopeptidase proteolytic subunit ClpP: protein MSYYIPYVIERTGRGERSYDIYSRLLKDRIIMLSGEINDAVASSIVAQLLFLEAEDPDKDIYLYINSPGGVITSGMSIYDTMNYIKPDVSTICIGQAASMGAFLLSSGTKGKRYALPHARIMIHQPLGGAQGQATDIEIQAKEILRLKKILNEILAENTGQSVKKIAKDTERDFFMSSEEAKEYGLIDQVLEKSAR from the coding sequence ATGAGCTACTACATTCCTTACGTCATTGAACGAACGGGAAGGGGAGAGAGAAGCTACGATATATACTCCAGACTCTTAAAAGATCGCATCATTATGCTCAGTGGCGAGATCAATGATGCGGTTGCCTCTTCCATCGTGGCTCAGTTGCTTTTTTTGGAAGCGGAAGATCCGGATAAGGATATCTATCTGTATATCAATTCTCCCGGTGGTGTGATCACCAGCGGAATGAGTATCTACGATACCATGAATTACATCAAGCCTGATGTCTCTACTATCTGTATCGGACAGGCTGCCAGCATGGGAGCCTTTTTGCTCAGTTCCGGGACAAAAGGAAAGCGATACGCCCTGCCGCATGCTCGTATCATGATCCACCAGCCTTTAGGCGGTGCTCAAGGGCAGGCAACAGATATAGAGATTCAAGCGAAAGAGATTTTGCGACTCAAAAAGATACTCAATGAGATTTTGGCCGAAAACACTGGTCAATCAGTTAAAAAGATAGCCAAAGATACTGAAAGAGACTTTTTCATGAGCTCCGAAGAAGCAAAAGAGTATGGACTCATCGATCAGGTATTGGAGAAGAGTGCTCGATGA
- a CDS encoding MgtC/SapB family protein: MDYDLVKLISIALAIGVMIGLQRSLTYILKNDHVFMGTRTFALIALGGFLSGWIEMKVHGFILLSFLLFGLFIALTYYFKVQIFKKIGITTQMAAILTFIFGLMVWYRLENYAVFLAVITVVLLEIKPKLQQIERHISPTDINAVVLLLVMTFIILPILPDKMIGPYKLFNPYKTWVMAIIISALSFVGYVAIKVLGQRHGVLITGAAGGLISSTAVSVTLSEIFPKQKNLIKIYTAGIAISWTFMFIRVFVEALLIDWNIAKLVAVPYLLTATAGSIYVYYLYKTSPTTELTFHNEELEKNPLQLSEAIKFGLLFGIIYGAIAFVETRYGDIGVYVVSVISGITDVDAITLSLSEMAKESRLGLIPALTGIVLASYTNTLVKLGIVYWLGGKELGWSVTKFTTLITVTLFGGIFLLKLFL, encoded by the coding sequence ATGGACTACGATCTTGTGAAACTGATATCTATAGCTTTGGCCATCGGTGTTATGATAGGGCTGCAAAGATCCCTCACCTACATTCTTAAAAATGATCATGTGTTTATGGGAACCAGGACCTTTGCACTGATAGCTCTTGGAGGGTTTTTAAGTGGCTGGATAGAGATGAAAGTTCATGGATTTATCCTACTTTCATTTCTCCTCTTTGGTCTTTTTATAGCCCTAACCTACTATTTCAAGGTCCAGATTTTTAAAAAGATAGGCATCACCACACAAATGGCTGCCATTTTGACATTCATTTTCGGCCTGATGGTATGGTACAGACTGGAAAACTATGCTGTTTTTTTGGCCGTTATTACGGTAGTGCTTCTTGAGATCAAACCGAAACTGCAACAGATCGAACGCCACATCTCACCAACAGATATCAATGCAGTCGTGCTTTTACTGGTCATGACCTTTATTATATTGCCTATTCTGCCGGATAAAATGATAGGACCATACAAACTTTTCAACCCATATAAAACCTGGGTTATGGCCATCATCATATCAGCTCTTAGCTTTGTCGGCTATGTAGCTATTAAAGTTTTGGGACAAAGACATGGCGTGCTCATAACAGGTGCCGCAGGTGGTCTGATCTCCTCCACCGCAGTTTCTGTCACGCTATCTGAAATATTCCCAAAACAAAAGAACCTCATCAAAATCTATACAGCAGGGATTGCAATCTCTTGGACCTTCATGTTTATACGGGTTTTTGTAGAAGCTCTTTTGATCGACTGGAATATAGCAAAACTGGTTGCAGTCCCCTATCTCCTCACTGCCACTGCCGGCAGTATCTATGTCTATTATCTTTATAAAACATCGCCGACGACTGAACTGACTTTCCATAATGAAGAGCTGGAAAAAAATCCTCTGCAACTCTCTGAAGCAATCAAGTTTGGCCTTCTTTTTGGGATCATTTATGGTGCTATCGCCTTTGTAGAGACAAGATATGGCGATATAGGCGTCTATGTTGTCTCTGTAATTTCAGGCATCACTGATGTGGATGCAATCACCCTTTCGTTGAGCGAAATGGCAAAAGAGAGTCGTCTAGGTCTCATTCCGGCATTAACGGGCATCGTCTTGGCCAGTTATACCAATACCCTTGTAAAGCTTGGTATCGTATACTGGCTAGGGGGAAAAGAGCTTGGATGGAGCGTAACAAAATTTACCACATTGATAACCGTTACACTTTTTGGTGGGATTTTTCTTTTAAAACTTTTTCTATAA
- a CDS encoding LysR substrate-binding domain-containing protein, producing the protein MRITLRQMELFLEVAKMGHLTQVAKKYGLSQSAVSMSLKELESILGCKLFERVQKKLVLNEKGRIFFTEIEPLIYKLRDIEREFMTSENKGQLIVGASTTIADYILPNIVCEYMEQYPEVKISLKIGNTAEIREMVEGGDIDIGYIEGEIICPNCNTTPLGKDELVVVTGDKELAAKKEHFIDTLLQYKWVLREEGSGTKSEFIKKIGKFASELNIYLELRHTEAIINVLKEVPQSLSCVSKLAVKDRLESGELYEISIKGYDFSRDFYQIVYKNKYQSELFKKFSLYARSRFAAKLGESYEKSL; encoded by the coding sequence ATGAGAATAACACTACGGCAAATGGAACTCTTTTTGGAAGTTGCCAAAATGGGACATCTCACACAGGTGGCCAAAAAGTATGGCCTGAGTCAGTCTGCTGTTTCCATGTCACTCAAAGAGCTAGAGTCCATTTTAGGATGCAAACTTTTTGAACGCGTCCAGAAAAAACTAGTGCTCAATGAAAAAGGGAGAATCTTTTTTACCGAAATCGAGCCTCTCATCTACAAATTGAGAGATATCGAACGAGAATTCATGACCAGTGAAAACAAAGGACAACTGATCGTAGGGGCTAGTACAACGATAGCCGATTATATCTTGCCCAATATTGTTTGTGAATATATGGAGCAGTATCCTGAAGTCAAAATCTCCTTGAAAATAGGAAATACCGCTGAAATCAGGGAGATGGTTGAAGGAGGCGATATCGATATAGGGTATATCGAAGGGGAGATCATCTGTCCAAACTGCAATACGACGCCTCTTGGTAAAGATGAACTTGTTGTGGTGACTGGGGACAAAGAACTTGCAGCGAAAAAAGAGCATTTCATCGATACCTTGCTTCAGTATAAATGGGTTCTTCGTGAAGAGGGGAGTGGAACGAAAAGCGAATTTATCAAAAAAATTGGCAAATTTGCATCGGAACTCAATATCTATCTTGAATTGCGCCATACCGAAGCGATCATCAATGTTTTAAAAGAGGTACCACAAAGTCTTAGCTGCGTGAGTAAGCTTGCGGTAAAAGATAGACTGGAGTCCGGAGAACTGTATGAGATCAGTATAAAAGGGTACGATTTTAGCAGGGATTTTTACCAAATTGTCTATAAAAACAAGTATCAAAGCGAACTGTTTAAAAAGTTCTCACTCTATGCAAGAAGCCGATTTGCAGCGAAACTAGGAGAGAGTTATGAAAAATCTCTATGA
- a CDS encoding bifunctional ADP-dependent NAD(P)H-hydrate dehydratase/NAD(P)H-hydrate epimerase codes for MKNLYENVGFLDQKCYQTYNLPEDILMEHAAAALSEAVKKRVDEGAKILIVAGPGNNGGDGVACARQLLGEYEVGLLMPYGAKSEMCKKQLDRFLACGGEVSDDIDEADIVIDALFGSGLAKPLKDDAVHLIHRLNQTNAFKIACDIPSGIDIKGNPLPIAFEADLTITMGALKAALFMDHAKDYVGEVEVADLGVSKKLYESESLWKLLEMSDLLPPYRDRKDSNKGNYGHLSVIAGEKEGAAIMAALSALRFGTGLVTVVTYEKIHVPYELMHSSSLPPKTTALAVGMGLGLEYSDEDFERLVLNRDLPIVIDADLFYSQKILQLLQKPKIVLTPHPKEFSSLLKMCAIAQVSVDEIQKDRIGFVQKFCEAYPEAVLLLKGANPIIAKGDQLFVNPLGSNALAKGGSGDVLTGLIGALLAQGYDPLDAAIQGSLAHAVASQKVDVANYALRPSDLIEAIGDL; via the coding sequence ATGAAAAATCTCTATGAAAACGTAGGATTTTTGGATCAAAAATGTTACCAGACGTATAACCTTCCCGAAGATATCTTGATGGAGCATGCTGCCGCGGCATTGAGTGAAGCGGTGAAAAAAAGAGTGGATGAGGGTGCGAAAATATTGATCGTAGCTGGTCCCGGAAACAACGGTGGAGATGGTGTAGCATGTGCCAGGCAACTGTTAGGCGAATATGAAGTAGGGCTTTTGATGCCCTATGGGGCAAAAAGCGAGATGTGCAAAAAGCAGCTGGATCGCTTCTTGGCCTGTGGGGGAGAAGTAAGTGATGATATAGATGAAGCTGATATCGTTATCGATGCACTTTTTGGAAGTGGGCTTGCCAAGCCACTCAAAGATGATGCCGTACATCTCATTCATAGACTCAATCAGACGAATGCATTCAAAATAGCCTGCGATATTCCAAGTGGAATAGACATAAAGGGCAATCCTTTGCCTATAGCCTTTGAAGCGGATTTGACGATTACGATGGGAGCATTGAAAGCAGCACTTTTTATGGATCATGCAAAAGATTATGTGGGAGAAGTCGAGGTTGCCGATCTTGGTGTTAGCAAGAAACTCTATGAGAGCGAAAGTCTTTGGAAACTTCTTGAAATGAGTGATCTGCTACCTCCCTATCGAGATCGAAAAGACTCCAATAAAGGAAACTATGGCCATTTAAGTGTCATTGCCGGTGAGAAAGAGGGAGCGGCGATCATGGCGGCACTCTCAGCTCTTCGATTTGGTACCGGTCTTGTAACAGTCGTGACGTATGAAAAAATCCATGTTCCTTATGAGTTGATGCACTCCTCCTCACTACCCCCAAAAACCACCGCTTTGGCTGTTGGTATGGGGCTGGGGCTAGAGTATAGCGATGAGGATTTTGAAAGACTTGTCTTGAATAGAGATCTACCTATCGTGATAGATGCCGATCTTTTCTATAGCCAGAAGATATTGCAACTTCTGCAAAAACCGAAAATCGTTCTTACCCCACACCCAAAAGAGTTCTCCTCTTTGCTCAAAATGTGTGCCATTGCACAGGTGAGTGTCGATGAGATTCAAAAAGATCGCATAGGGTTTGTACAAAAATTTTGCGAAGCCTATCCGGAAGCGGTACTTCTTTTAAAAGGAGCAAATCCGATCATTGCCAAAGGGGATCAGCTCTTTGTAAACCCTCTTGGATCCAATGCGTTGGCAAAAGGGGGAAGTGGTGATGTTCTAACAGGGCTTATAGGTGCACTGCTGGCTCAAGGATATGATCCACTGGATGCTGCAATACAAGGAAGCCTTGCGCATGCCGTTGCAAGTCAAAAAGTAGATGTCGCTAATTACGCTTTGCGACCGTCCGATTTGATTGAGGCAATAGGAGATCTATGA
- the tig gene encoding trigger factor gives MEINAQKLNEANATVEAKIAKQDVEKKEEKIAKELAKTMNIPGFRKGKVPPAVIKKRYGDKLAQDAEAELVREALDQALEELGIEKEAMLGEPRFAKYEKGEEVIEMVLEIGVRPNIDITGYEEVIPEYEEPQVSDEEVEKRIEELADAMAQFKEIEEDRPAKEGDLVVIDFKGTLEDGSEIEGGSAQNFELRLGSGQFIPGFEEQVEGMKKGETKTIEVTFPEDYPNKELAGKKANFEVTLHTIKEKEKINIDDELAKKMLQKEDATLDELKEEVRKQLKSEKLSKLYNEELKPKLVEALVEKFEFDLPKNIVDQEIDVQLNNKAAQMSEEEIKELRENKEKLEELRKEIEPEAQKSVKATFIVDALAKAEGINVADQEVVQTIYYEALQMGRNPQEILKAYEEQGLLPAIKMAMIEDRLLTHLLSKKNEKQEENA, from the coding sequence ATGGAGATCAATGCGCAAAAGCTCAATGAAGCGAACGCTACAGTAGAAGCGAAGATTGCAAAGCAAGATGTAGAGAAAAAAGAGGAAAAGATAGCGAAAGAGCTGGCAAAAACGATGAATATTCCTGGATTTCGAAAAGGAAAAGTACCACCAGCGGTCATCAAAAAACGATATGGTGACAAACTGGCACAAGATGCAGAAGCAGAACTTGTCAGAGAAGCCCTAGACCAAGCCCTTGAAGAACTTGGTATCGAAAAAGAGGCAATGCTTGGCGAGCCTAGATTTGCCAAATATGAAAAAGGCGAAGAAGTAATCGAAATGGTTCTTGAAATCGGTGTTCGGCCAAATATCGACATTACCGGATACGAAGAGGTGATTCCGGAGTATGAAGAGCCGCAAGTGAGTGATGAAGAGGTTGAAAAGAGAATCGAAGAGCTTGCCGATGCCATGGCTCAGTTCAAAGAGATCGAAGAGGACAGACCTGCCAAAGAGGGCGATCTCGTAGTGATCGATTTTAAAGGGACTCTTGAAGACGGCAGTGAGATTGAAGGCGGAAGTGCACAAAATTTTGAACTTCGCCTTGGAAGTGGCCAGTTTATCCCAGGGTTTGAAGAGCAGGTCGAGGGAATGAAAAAGGGTGAAACGAAAACGATCGAAGTAACGTTTCCTGAAGATTATCCAAACAAAGAGCTTGCAGGAAAAAAGGCAAATTTTGAAGTGACACTGCATACAATCAAAGAAAAAGAAAAAATTAATATCGATGATGAGCTTGCTAAAAAGATGCTCCAAAAAGAGGATGCGACATTGGATGAGCTCAAAGAAGAGGTGAGAAAGCAGCTTAAAAGTGAAAAGCTTTCCAAACTCTACAACGAAGAGCTCAAACCAAAATTAGTGGAAGCTCTTGTTGAGAAGTTCGAGTTTGATTTGCCCAAGAACATCGTAGATCAAGAGATCGATGTACAACTCAACAACAAAGCGGCACAGATGAGTGAAGAGGAGATCAAAGAGCTTCGAGAGAACAAAGAAAAGCTTGAAGAACTTCGAAAAGAGATCGAACCTGAAGCCCAAAAGAGTGTCAAAGCTACATTCATCGTCGATGCACTGGCAAAAGCGGAAGGTATCAACGTAGCAGATCAAGAAGTCGTACAAACGATCTATTATGAAGCGCTTCAAATGGGACGAAATCCACAAGAGATTTTAAAAGCGTATGAGGAGCAAGGGTTGCTTCCAGCTATCAAAATGGCTATGATCGAAGATAGACTCCTTACGCATCTTTTGAGCAAAAAAAATGAGAAACAAGAGGAAAATGCATGA
- a CDS encoding YeiH family protein, which translates to MAFSKENIKYTLNGILFVALFTIAAIQISQVSFIKALAISPLIIGIVIGMFYANTLRSHIPKEWIPGIVFSSKQLLRFAIVLYGFRITFQQIAEVGLAGLTVSTIMLATTFILGWWLGVKVFKLDRDTAVLTASGSSVCGAAAVLATEPVLKAEPYKSAVAVGTVVLFGTIAMFTYPALFKSGILHMDPSVYGIYVGGTVHEVAQVVAAGGAVSEQAMNNAVIVKMTRVMMIAPLLIILGILVSKSVSTETTGESKKFKISIPWFAVWFIVMAGINSFLVGIEPLQPVLHGINELDTFLLTMAMTALGMETSVEKFKQAGAKPVALALVLAIWLMVGGYFVTKWSVALFGV; encoded by the coding sequence ATGGCATTTAGCAAGGAAAATATCAAATATACCCTCAACGGTATCCTATTTGTTGCACTATTCACTATTGCAGCGATCCAAATCTCACAAGTAAGCTTCATCAAAGCGCTCGCTATCAGCCCTTTGATTATCGGTATAGTCATCGGGATGTTCTATGCAAATACCCTTCGAAGCCACATTCCAAAAGAGTGGATTCCTGGAATCGTGTTTAGCTCAAAACAGCTTTTGCGATTTGCCATCGTTTTATACGGTTTTCGCATCACCTTCCAGCAAATTGCAGAAGTGGGTCTTGCTGGACTCACTGTCTCAACCATCATGCTAGCTACGACATTTATCCTTGGATGGTGGCTGGGTGTCAAGGTGTTTAAACTCGATCGCGATACCGCAGTACTCACCGCCTCAGGTTCCAGCGTTTGTGGCGCGGCAGCAGTACTTGCAACCGAACCTGTTTTAAAAGCAGAACCTTATAAAAGTGCTGTCGCCGTCGGAACAGTGGTTCTTTTTGGGACGATTGCTATGTTTACCTATCCTGCCCTTTTTAAATCTGGAATCCTTCATATGGACCCAAGCGTATATGGCATCTATGTAGGTGGAACGGTTCATGAAGTGGCACAAGTGGTAGCAGCAGGTGGTGCGGTGAGTGAACAAGCGATGAACAACGCCGTGATTGTAAAAATGACACGGGTTATGATGATCGCACCTCTCCTTATTATTCTTGGTATATTGGTATCAAAAAGTGTTTCTACTGAAACGACAGGTGAAAGCAAAAAATTCAAAATTTCCATCCCATGGTTCGCTGTGTGGTTTATAGTCATGGCTGGTATCAACTCCTTTTTGGTAGGTATCGAACCGCTTCAACCTGTACTTCATGGCATCAATGAACTGGATACTTTCTTGCTGACGATGGCTATGACAGCTTTAGGTATGGAAACGAGCGTAGAGAAATTTAAACAAGCTGGAGCGAAACCGGTCGCTTTGGCACTTGTTCTTGCAATCTGGCTGATGGTCGGTGGCTATTTCGTAACCAAGTGGTCGGTCGCTCTTTTTGGAGTATAA
- the def gene encoding peptide deformylase, whose amino-acid sequence MIRQIITYPDKRLFLRSKEVENFDEELQTLLDDMYETMVAKNGIGLAAIQVAVPLRALIINLPDEEGKQHKEDLLELINPVIVEKKGTQVYTEGCLSVPDYYDDVERAEWVKVEYQDRYGNKKTLETDGLLAVAVQHEMDHLDGHLFIEKLPYMKRKKFEKEWKKKRKTAKSGVKV is encoded by the coding sequence ATGATTCGGCAAATCATCACTTATCCTGACAAACGCCTTTTTTTGAGAAGCAAAGAGGTAGAAAACTTCGACGAAGAGCTTCAAACGCTGCTTGATGACATGTATGAGACGATGGTTGCCAAAAACGGCATTGGATTGGCAGCCATCCAGGTAGCCGTACCTCTTCGTGCTCTCATTATCAATCTTCCAGATGAAGAGGGGAAACAGCACAAAGAGGATCTCCTTGAGCTGATCAACCCCGTCATTGTCGAGAAGAAAGGAACCCAGGTTTATACAGAAGGGTGTTTGAGCGTTCCAGACTACTACGATGATGTAGAGCGGGCCGAATGGGTCAAGGTAGAATACCAAGACCGCTACGGAAATAAAAAAACGCTAGAGACAGATGGTCTACTGGCCGTTGCTGTTCAGCATGAGATGGATCATCTTGATGGTCACCTTTTCATCGAAAAACTTCCCTATATGAAGCGAAAAAAGTTTGAAAAAGAGTGGAAGAAGAAGCGTAAAACTGCCAAAAGCGGTGTGAAGGTATAA